The following are encoded in a window of Streptococcus pasteurianus genomic DNA:
- the recJ gene encoding single-stranded-DNA-specific exonuclease RecJ: protein MITSKYNWKNIEKEPDNGFFELTKKEKLTELASQILYSRGVDTAEKLIQFLSTDLSQLHDPYLLHDMDKAVNRIRQAIENYEQILVYGDYDADGMTSASIMKEALEMLGAEAQVYLPNRFTDGYGPNESVYKYFIEQQNVSLIITVDNGVAGNEAIAYAQSQGVDVIVTDHHGLPAELPEAFAIVHPEHPEADYPFKYLAGCGVAFKVACALLESIPTEMLDLVAIGTIADMVSLTDENRIMVKVGLEILKQTERIGLIELIKVSDVDMADVNEETVGFKIAPQLNALGRLDDPNPAVELLTGFDDEEAHNIAKMINAKNEERKEIVQKIFDEAMSMVDLEKPVQVLAKEGWHPGVLGIVAGRILEQIAQPVIVLNIEDGIAKGSARSIEAINIFHALDEHRDLFEAFGGHAGAAGMTLVTENLDKLSQVLCDYIAENDIDLSQKKELVIDEVLELSEINLDTVHSLEKLAPFGMDNPKPVFEIKDFVVKQARTMGQNGAHLKLKIAQGTTAIDLVAFNQGHLAQEFQQVQNLCLATTLSINKWNGQTTVQLMLEDARVEGVQLIDIRSKTASLPERVPVLTEDSTANEVVVLDIPDKAEELKSLFVGRHFEAIYFKNHIKRAYYLTGYGTRDQFAKLYKTIYQFPEFDVRYKLKELSQYLNIPDILLIKMIQIFDELDFVTITDGVMVVNKDAQKRSISESQIYQDLKQQVKFQELMALATPQEIYEWLINESDE, encoded by the coding sequence ATGATAACAAGTAAATACAATTGGAAAAATATTGAAAAAGAGCCAGATAATGGCTTTTTTGAGCTGACAAAAAAAGAAAAACTAACAGAATTAGCTAGTCAGATTCTTTATAGTCGAGGTGTTGATACGGCAGAAAAATTGATTCAATTTTTATCAACGGATTTGTCACAATTGCATGACCCTTACCTTTTACATGACATGGATAAAGCGGTTAATCGTATTCGCCAAGCTATTGAGAATTACGAACAAATCTTGGTTTATGGTGATTATGATGCTGACGGAATGACTAGTGCCAGCATTATGAAAGAAGCCCTTGAAATGTTGGGTGCCGAAGCCCAAGTTTATCTGCCAAATCGTTTCACAGATGGTTACGGCCCAAATGAATCAGTCTATAAATATTTCATTGAGCAGCAAAACGTTTCTTTGATTATTACGGTGGACAATGGCGTAGCAGGGAACGAAGCGATTGCCTACGCACAAAGTCAGGGGGTAGATGTCATTGTGACAGACCACCACGGTTTGCCAGCAGAGCTACCAGAAGCATTTGCGATTGTGCACCCAGAACACCCAGAAGCTGATTATCCGTTCAAATATCTGGCTGGCTGTGGCGTTGCTTTCAAAGTTGCTTGTGCTTTGCTAGAATCTATTCCGACAGAAATGCTTGATCTGGTGGCAATTGGAACAATTGCTGATATGGTGAGTTTGACTGATGAAAACCGCATTATGGTTAAAGTTGGACTTGAAATTCTGAAACAAACCGAACGCATTGGTCTGATTGAATTGATAAAAGTATCAGATGTGGATATGGCAGATGTCAATGAAGAAACGGTTGGTTTCAAAATTGCTCCGCAGCTAAATGCACTTGGTCGCCTAGATGACCCAAATCCTGCTGTCGAATTATTGACTGGCTTTGATGATGAAGAAGCGCATAACATTGCCAAGATGATTAATGCTAAAAACGAAGAGCGCAAGGAAATTGTTCAGAAAATCTTCGATGAAGCCATGAGCATGGTTGATTTGGAAAAGCCAGTGCAAGTATTGGCTAAAGAAGGCTGGCACCCAGGCGTTTTAGGAATTGTCGCAGGGCGTATTTTAGAACAAATCGCGCAGCCAGTGATTGTTTTAAATATCGAAGATGGGATTGCTAAAGGTTCTGCCAGAAGTATCGAGGCCATTAATATTTTCCATGCTCTTGATGAGCACCGTGATTTATTTGAAGCCTTTGGTGGACACGCTGGCGCTGCTGGAATGACTTTGGTGACTGAAAATCTTGATAAATTATCACAAGTTTTGTGTGATTATATTGCTGAAAATGATATTGACTTATCACAGAAAAAAGAGCTTGTTATTGATGAGGTTCTGGAGCTCTCAGAGATTAACCTTGATACCGTGCACAGTCTTGAAAAATTGGCACCATTTGGCATGGACAATCCAAAACCAGTCTTTGAAATTAAAGATTTTGTGGTGAAACAAGCACGCACTATGGGGCAAAATGGTGCGCATTTAAAATTAAAAATTGCCCAAGGTACAACGGCAATTGACCTTGTTGCCTTTAATCAAGGACATCTGGCGCAGGAATTTCAACAAGTGCAAAATCTTTGCCTTGCAACGACATTATCGATTAATAAGTGGAATGGGCAAACGACTGTTCAATTAATGTTGGAAGATGCGCGTGTTGAGGGTGTTCAGTTGATTGATATTCGCTCCAAAACGGCTAGCCTTCCAGAACGTGTTCCAGTATTGACTGAAGATAGCACGGCAAATGAAGTTGTGGTGTTAGACATCCCTGATAAGGCTGAAGAATTAAAATCACTCTTTGTGGGTCGTCATTTTGAAGCCATTTATTTTAAAAATCATATTAAACGTGCTTATTATCTGACAGGCTATGGCACACGTGACCAATTTGCTAAGCTTTATAAAACCATTTATCAATTCCCAGAATTTGATGTCCGCTACAAGTTGAAAGAATTGAGCCAATACCTTAATATCCCTGATATTTTGCTCATTAAAATGATTCAGATTTTTGATGAATTAGATTTTGTAACCATCACAGATGGTGTTATGGTCGTCAACAAAGATGCTCAGAAACGCAGTATTTCAGAAAGCCAAATCTACCAAGACCTCAAACAACAAGTTAAATTCCAAGAATTGATGGCACTAGCTACTCCCCAAGAAATATATGAGTGGTTGATTAATGAAAGTGATGAGTAG
- the bsh gene encoding choloylglycine hydrolase, producing the protein MCTAITYQTKDNYFGRNLDLDFSYHEEVTICPRNYPLSFKYETKQDTHLAIIGMATVVGDYPLFYDATNEKGLSMAGLNFPENADFKPAKDGKTNVASFEFMLWILSQCESVSEVRQQCENLNLTDDAFSSDYPVSPLHWMIADSKESIVVEPVKDKVAIYDNPIGVLTNNPTFDKQLFNLNNYRHLSPKVSDNLFSKVLDLDVYSRGMGGIGLPGDLSSMSRFVKVAFTKLNAVADCSEASSVNQFFHILKSVEQQKGLCYVDESNGYEYTIYSSCVNVDKGIYYYTTYENSQITAIDMHQENLDSSRLIRYPLQKEWNVLYQNR; encoded by the coding sequence ATGTGTACAGCTATAACTTATCAAACTAAAGACAATTATTTTGGTCGAAATCTTGATTTAGATTTTTCTTATCATGAAGAAGTTACGATTTGTCCCAGAAATTATCCTCTTTCATTCAAGTACGAGACAAAACAAGACACTCATTTAGCAATTATTGGCATGGCAACAGTTGTAGGTGATTATCCATTGTTTTATGATGCTACAAATGAAAAAGGATTAAGTATGGCAGGATTAAATTTCCCAGAAAATGCTGATTTTAAACCTGCTAAAGATGGCAAAACAAATGTTGCCTCTTTTGAATTCATGCTTTGGATCTTGTCGCAGTGTGAAAGTGTATCAGAAGTGCGTCAACAATGTGAAAATTTAAATTTAACTGATGATGCTTTTAGTTCAGACTATCCTGTATCGCCATTGCATTGGATGATTGCAGATAGCAAGGAATCCATTGTTGTAGAACCCGTAAAGGATAAAGTGGCTATATATGATAATCCTATAGGTGTTTTAACTAATAATCCTACATTTGATAAACAGTTGTTTAATCTTAACAATTATCGTCACCTATCGCCAAAAGTATCTGACAATTTATTTTCAAAAGTTCTTGATTTAGATGTTTACAGTCGTGGTATGGGTGGAATAGGACTTCCAGGTGATTTGTCATCAATGTCGCGTTTTGTTAAGGTAGCTTTTACAAAATTAAATGCTGTAGCTGATTGTTCTGAAGCTAGTAGCGTTAATCAATTTTTCCATATTTTAAAATCTGTTGAACAACAAAAAGGCTTGTGTTATGTTGATGAAAGCAATGGATATGAGTATACTATTTATAGTTCTTGTGTGAACGTTGATAAAGGGATTTATTATTACACTACTTATGAAAATTCACAAATCACAGCAATTGATATGCATCAAGAAAATCTTGATAGCAGCCGATTAATTCGTTACCCACTTCAAAAAGAATGGAATGTACTTTATCAAAATAGATAG
- a CDS encoding YSIRK-targeted surface antigen transcriptional regulator, with the protein MTNSLLLKALHSTLGISIMICDEEFSITTEFQTDKTSSLYYDYHQILSRFKEIDENVLFYHGMFNEILIAFHIQQEYIILGPFRVNTISESFFETRVKNSQMSIKEKDYFYHLLMSLPFYPLSQIRELLILINHSLTGIIEDKLSKPLHQYTHYWAKHFFTERAKNLSNYNFTKYSYLYRYESEIAEAVRKGSPDLLKETVNRLGNAVVPSITGDLLRSEKNYSIIVFDRLSQVAIHSGLNVEISYSARDNFIKDNESLIQLTDILKLRDTAILFYTKQVHNIKEQLTTTASPTVISVIQYLRDNLNTNLKLETIAKHFHMSESKLQQIFKHETQTTIQKYFLNLKMQTAKELLSNGAKSSQIAELLAFSSPSNFSRTFKKMVGVSPKHYRYQAITKKNLTS; encoded by the coding sequence TTGACAAATAGTTTATTGCTTAAGGCGCTTCACAGTACATTGGGAATATCCATTATGATTTGTGACGAAGAGTTTTCTATTACTACGGAGTTCCAAACAGATAAAACATCATCTCTTTATTATGATTATCATCAAATATTGAGTCGTTTCAAAGAGATAGATGAAAATGTTTTATTTTACCATGGCATGTTCAATGAAATACTGATTGCTTTCCATATTCAACAAGAATATATTATCTTAGGCCCTTTTAGAGTAAATACAATCAGTGAATCATTCTTTGAAACTCGTGTTAAAAATAGTCAAATGAGCATTAAAGAAAAAGATTATTTTTATCATCTTCTTATGTCCTTACCTTTTTATCCCTTAAGTCAAATACGAGAATTACTTATCCTAATTAACCACTCTTTAACTGGCATTATAGAAGATAAATTATCAAAACCTTTGCATCAATACACTCATTATTGGGCAAAGCACTTTTTTACAGAAAGAGCTAAAAATCTTTCCAACTATAATTTTACAAAGTACTCTTATTTGTATCGTTATGAAAGTGAAATTGCAGAAGCAGTAAGAAAAGGGAGTCCCGATTTACTAAAAGAAACTGTTAATCGTTTAGGAAATGCTGTCGTCCCTAGTATTACTGGTGACTTACTTCGATCCGAAAAAAATTATTCTATTATTGTTTTTGATCGATTGTCTCAAGTGGCTATCCATTCAGGTTTAAATGTCGAAATATCATATTCAGCACGTGATAATTTTATTAAAGATAATGAATCATTAATACAACTAACAGATATTTTAAAACTCCGTGATACCGCTATTTTGTTTTATACAAAACAAGTTCACAACATCAAGGAACAACTCACTACGACCGCGTCACCAACTGTAATTTCCGTTATTCAATACCTTAGAGATAATCTAAATACTAACCTAAAACTTGAAACAATAGCTAAACACTTCCATATGAGTGAATCCAAATTACAACAGATATTTAAACACGAAACTCAAACAACGATTCAGAAATATTTTTTAAATTTAAAAATGCAAACCGCCAAAGAGCTATTAAGTAATGGCGCTAAATCTTCTCAAATAGCCGAACTATTAGCTTTCTCTTCTCCTTCAAATTTCTCACGAACATTTAAAAAGATGGTAGGAGTCAGCCCGAAACACTATCGTTATCAAGCCATCACCAAAAAGAATCTCACTAGCTAA
- a CDS encoding AEC family transporter codes for MNILTSIENILPIILIIALGFYLNEKGWFGTEFGGNISRLIMNVALPSSIFISVLKYLTLTKLVAVAPGLIYTFGSVIIAYIVAFAIVKLFKVEPGRRGVMINMFANANTIFIGLPLNIALFGDASISYFLVYYITNTVSTWAFGALLIAQDSKDTNEKKNSSFSWKKLLPAPLVGFLVSLVFLLFDIPVPTFATNTLTYLGNIVTPLSLIYIGIVLSKAGLSSIKFDRDTILALLGRYLLSPLVMFVILVLFGSSLPSVEYKTFIIQAAVPGLAVLPILANEGNGDVEYATNVVTTSTLLFVIVIPIIISLIG; via the coding sequence ATGAACATTTTAACATCTATTGAAAACATTTTACCTATTATTCTCATCATTGCACTAGGGTTTTACCTTAATGAAAAAGGGTGGTTTGGCACTGAATTTGGAGGAAATATTTCTCGTTTAATCATGAATGTAGCTTTGCCGTCTTCCATCTTTATATCAGTTTTGAAGTATTTAACTTTAACAAAATTAGTGGCAGTAGCTCCTGGACTCATTTATACGTTTGGTTCAGTCATCATAGCTTATATTGTAGCATTTGCTATCGTTAAGCTCTTTAAGGTCGAACCAGGTCGTCGTGGAGTCATGATTAATATGTTTGCTAACGCTAATACTATTTTTATCGGTCTTCCACTTAATATTGCTTTGTTTGGCGATGCCTCTATATCCTATTTCTTGGTTTATTATATTACGAACACTGTATCAACTTGGGCATTCGGAGCTTTATTGATTGCACAGGATTCCAAGGATACTAATGAGAAGAAAAATAGCAGTTTTAGTTGGAAGAAACTGTTACCTGCTCCTCTTGTCGGTTTTCTAGTTTCATTAGTATTTTTATTATTTGATATTCCTGTTCCGACCTTTGCAACGAATACGTTGACTTATCTTGGTAATATTGTAACACCTTTATCTCTTATTTATATTGGTATCGTTTTATCGAAAGCAGGGTTATCTAGTATTAAATTTGATCGTGATACCATTTTGGCACTTTTAGGGCGTTACTTGTTATCACCTTTGGTCATGTTTGTTATTCTAGTTTTATTTGGTTCTAGTTTGCCAAGTGTAGAATATAAAACGTTTATAATACAAGCAGCTGTACCAGGGTTAGCAGTATTACCGATATTAGCTAATGAAGGTAATGGAGATGTGGAATATGCGACTAATGTTGTTACTACTTCAACTTTGCTTTTTGTAATTGTCATCCCAATTATTATTAGTTTAATTGGTTGA